The Anticarsia gemmatalis isolate Benzon Research Colony breed Stoneville strain chromosome 18, ilAntGemm2 primary, whole genome shotgun sequence DNA window tttaaatttacaatctAGACACACCAGCGCACACACATCAGTCACAGTGCAGGCTCACAACTCACTCGGCTCTCTCGCCGCTGTCTTAGGGCACTGAGATGGTGTCGTCAGCCAGCCGGCACTCACTGCTGCTGATTCGACTGCGCCGCTTGGCTCGCCGACTTGGTGATCACGATGGTCTGCTTGCCGCCCACTCCAGACTTACCGAGCTGCAGCATATTCGACGGCAGGGTGATGATCTTATTGCCGCCCACCGTGTTCGTGGACACCAGCTTTACGATGGTCGCGCCGGGCGCTAAGCCTTGAGCCTGCGCAACGGTCGCAGGCGCCGACGGCCGGTTTTGCATCATCGCTACCTTCGGCATCGTCGCCACTGTCATCCCGGTAGACGTTTTCACCAGTGTCACGTACTGTGGGGCTGCGCTTGCTTGCGCGTTAGCACCTGGCGTCTTCTTGATGATGACGGGAATACCGGCGTTGCCACCCGCCTGCCGCAGCACTGTGGCGCCGCCCGCTGCTCCCGTGCTCGTCGTCACCGTCGCCGTCTGCTCGCCCGACTTGGCCGTCACGATCTTGTACACGGGCGTCTTCACCTGCTGGCCGCCGAGAGCGCTGCTCGCGATCTGGATTGCACCACCGCTGCTCGCTATGACGGGCAGGTTGCCAGCGCCCAGTTTCACTGGAACTCCAGCTGCTACCTTTGTTTGGAGATTAGCTACTCCCGCCTGAATGGGAACACCACCCGCTGTTTTAACGAGAACATTACTTGTGCCAATCTTGACGTTACCCGCTCCCAACTTGAGTGGGACGTTGGTCGCGCCCATCTGCCCGACTTTTTGTACACTATTTGTAGCTATCTTGCCTTGGATGTTTGTTCCGATTTTAAGAGGCACGGCGTTACCGGCTAGTTTGACCGGAACATTACCCGCACCCAGCTTGACGGGCACGCCAGCACTGCCTCCGGTTTTAACTTGAACGAAACGCGGCGTAGCGGAGCCACCACCCGCCGCCGGGGAACTCAGTACTATCTGTGCGTTAGATTGCGCGGTGGACACGCGCACAGTGCCCGGCGTAGCGACGCCACTCACGATCCTGGTAACACCTTGTGGAGTAACGGCAGCCACTTTAATCTGCTGTGAGGAGCCTGCCGTCGCCGACACTGTCGCTGGAGATTTCACGACCGTCTTCGCCTGATAAGTGGCTTGTTTGAGGGTCGGCGTATTTGGTGACATTTTAACAGCAGCCTGCGCTGGAACCTTGATGGCAGTCGGAACAATCTTTTGTGGAGTCATGACAGTGGTAGTAGCTGGTGAAACGGTGGTGGCGGCGGCGCGCACCGGCTCCATGCCGCCAGACACAGGTGAAGTGACGCCATACCCCTTGATCATGTCAGCAGGGTTGGGCACGGCCACGGGAGACGCGGGCGGAGGAGCGGCGAGCGGTTCGGCCGCTGACGGGAATCTTGCAGGGGTCACCTTGCCACATTTCTGAACTTGAAGTAGGAAAGTTGTTACTGTGTTCATTTGAGGCCAACATAATTCTAATGATGTAGTTCCGGCTCGTACAAGGGCTACACGGTTAGCCTGTGGTGGCACTCCAACCTCTAGATACCACAGATCCTTGCAACAGATCTGGTTATTCCATGTTTTTCGATAGCCATCTCTTCCTGACCAAATGTAAAGTCTTGTCTGAATGGCAACAGCACTGTGCCCGGCGCGTGCACGGGGGACACATTCCTCAAACTTGTCCAAGGCTATATTGTCCCAAGTCATCGTTTCCAGGTTCAGGGAGGCAAGGGTATTGGTGCATTTCCATTCCTTCTCATGTGTAGCAAGTTTGGATTCATCAGGTACTAATGGTACCCAGCCACCGTATACATACATGTGATGACCAATAACTGTGGCAGTGTGCAGGGACCGAGGCAGAGGTGGCGGCCCGCCTACTTCAGGACGCGACCACGACATGCTCTCCATGTCCAGCACCCACAGGTCGCCGAGACGCGACCCGCTCATGCCTCCGTAGATGATTAGAGAAGATTTACCAGTATTTCTGTCTGTGTAAGCCACACCACTGTGTGACTCTCGCGGAGGCGGGGACTGTCCGTACGTCAAGGGTATGTCCCATACAGTCATAGAAGAGTTCGGATACAACTCTAAAGTATAAAGGTCGTTGAGGTATCTTGGGATGTTGTTCTTGGGGTCATCGCTCTCATTGGCCAGTCCGCCAAATAAGTAAACCATTCCATTTAGAAGTGTGAAGCTGTGACCGAGACGTGGGCAAGGCGGGAGTCCCTGTTTGGGCGGTAGAGGCTTCAGACGCTTCCATTCCCACCGTGAGGCCTGTAGTTCGTAGAGATCGTTGGAATACTTGCCATACTCCACCATGCCGCCAAAAACGAGAAGACGCGTACCGTCGACCACAAAGCCGTATGCTGCGCATCCTGGGGGCACTTCTCCTTTCGTGACTGGTACGAACCATTGGTTTGTGGTGGTGTTGAAGACGTGCAGCTCGTGAACTATCCCTTCGTTTCCGCCGCCGAAAACTATCATTAAATCTTTTATGGCGACCGCGCGATGGCCATGGCGAGGTCGGGGCTGCGGGCCGGTGGGGTTGTATACTTTTTGCCACTTAAGTACGGCGTTTTCCTTCATTTTTACTATACATTTGTCACTAAAAGCTTTACACCGTATGTATCGCTCGGGATGCGTATCTACAGCATAGACAATGAGAAACGTCGTAAATAagctttgaagaaaatattcaGGTTATTAGAAGCTACGTAAGTCTGTCCAATTCGGATCTCTCTTTCGCACTCACTAACTTTGGctatgagtaaaaaaaaatcaccttATGCAGCTTCTAGTGTATAACAAAAATGGCGTTAGCAACAGTAGTACCAACATGACCCACTTTAAAAGAACGGCGTCGGACGTCAAGAAGATGTCTATGGCTacttatagttttaaaataaacagccAGAGTGTTTGTagtttatgaaaacaaataaaatatttttttttttacaaccaataatataaattttattaattattaatcaatttCGTTTAAGTTCATTCCATCATTTAATGAACgacagttataataataaagtgtaggtacctactattaaaGATATCGTTTATGTACAACCAATCCGTGTAGAAATCTTGTTAACTAcctatttctagtttagtttattataattgtaagtatgtaaatattttgtttttttaaattatttctagtttagtttagtttttaaaagttacttatagttaagttttattgtaataaatttctgtatatgtttagattaattattatcctaaaaataaagaaatttatcCTTATATTTTAACAATCCGTGTAGCCGTTAggtgtaaaattatattatttgtgcttTGAGATGATTTgtactttaaaactaaattggACAGTTTTCGTATTATCTAGTTGTCGCATAATAAGAGATGTGATATTATAGAaaccgtaaaaaaaaattcgcACTCTTATCGGCAACATGTTACCACATGTTACTGACTAACATTGAGCAACATTGCTTGacttattttaatacaagtttaCCTGATGTTTTTTCttgttatatttaagtacaacGGTTACATGTACGtgataaatgaaatcataaatgattgatataaaaaaggattttgattttCAATGTAAGCGTGAACGtgatcatttattttgttatttcacactGTAAAATTTCGATCATGTCATTTTTTAATGGACGTAGTGACATTATCGGAATTCTCTCTCTATTCTTCTCTATTCTCTTCTAGAAAGTACCTACTCATGGTAGATTAgaccaaaataaatatgtatttatatattattatttataattataataacattgaaatattaaatgaccatgtgtgaatGGTCTGatgatgtaaatattataaaatgatattttattttattgtggtaagaacacgataaaataaaaattgttattgatattattttcaaattatcgTTTCTTTATTGACGCGAATTGCGTATTCCTAGtttatggttttttttataatttgagaCGTATATCcaaacaaagaatattttgatCGTAATATTGGCATCATTGATAAAAAACGCGGCAACTGGTGACCTTCAATCTTCAAAACACAATTCTCTTTGTTTTCATCATCTATCATAAAACTAACTCTTTGATTTTCATGATTTCATATggttctttttaataatttcagagAACAGGGATATATATTATAGAGTCGAGTACGTAGAATATCTCGTCATATTCTAAATACTCGAAGCACGTCGACATACATACGTCGAGTACACTTTACCAAAAATTAAAACCtcaaaacagaaaaacaaaacaaatatttgataatgtCTGATGCCGTTGTTTTATTCACCCACCTCTTTCGTAtagtgtaggtacctatttggaAATATTTGATTGGctatttgtttctaaaaatcTCTATAGCTAGGTAGATAACAAAAAATCATAGACGCAAAGTACCTAATTTTCTCGACTTATTAATTCAGTTTTTATGTCATTCTAAGTGCCTAGCATTAGTTAGCAAGGTCAGATTGCGTCCTTGGCAAGAACGCTCAGTGCATCTTGCTAGTTGCTCTACATACGTACatcgcaatttttttatttatttactatcacCTTACACGGACAGTATCTACCACACACGTAAGTTACGGGTAGGTAGCTACTTATCATATCACCGTCTTTGAATTACGATGGAAATCACTTTGACATTTTTACTCCGAACAGAATCAAGTCAAAAATCAAATCCGTTTGGTTCGAACCATGGAAGTAATTAATGGTTCGAACACACTTTAAATCgtagttataaatttaaaataaaaataatctacctACATCAAATGATTctattagttttactttaaacCAGCGTTCAATCATGCGctagtttgaaatttattttttatctctgGAAATACTCTTATTTACTTTTAGACTTTAATTATTCGACGACTTAATATAACGCCTTGGCATGTATCAATTATTTAGATTACACTTATATATTTTGAAGGTATCTAACATAAAGTAGGTAGATAATTGTAGCAAACAGGCAACCGCTGCAGAAGCCTGCACGTCATTgatgttttaacattttagaCTTTGTATTGACGTAGAGTGCATTCCATGGGCattaatataggtaattatcagaaaataattataattatttaaaataaaaacatttaaattgttatcaCAATATGCACCGTGTCTATTTAGACTTATTACCGATTATTatcaactaaataatttaaatcgaGACACTAGCTCCGCGCCTATGGAAAGGAACAAACTGAGATTGCCTGGCCTAAAGACTTCCAGCCATTAGAATAAGATAACAATTTTCCagctttaatatttcatttgtaaCTGCTGGATTGTTACCTAAATTAACTACAAATGATTTGTTATCAATGTTGCTTCTTTAGCGCTTTAATGTTGGCAGTTGGCAACACAGATTTCACCGCCAAAAAAGAATCTaacgaaatgaacgaatgaaGTAATGAACGAACGAAAAGTTAGTAAGTCTGGTAAGTCAACGCAATCGGTGAGGGACGGGTTCGACTCGTTAATAAAACTCTCGGATTTCATTACTCTTTTTTCGTTGCAATTTTATCATCGTCAAGTTAGCAATAATTCATGGAAATATGCCTCGCAAGCCGTGTTTTTGGACGCGCAAGTTAGAATTAGAATTGGTAGAATTTGTTCGTCGTAGAGAATACATATGGCGTCCTTTCGGCAACACAAACCATCATATTCAGCAGAAATACAAAGCGTACGCGGAATTTGCTGCTAGGTTGGGCTGTGGCTTCACTGGTAAGTTGTgtcaatataataaacttttaaaaggGTGGTAGAATATTTCTCAGTAGTAGCTCAGAATTTGGTTACATGCTCCATAAATAGCATTAGGCTTGCCCCCTGTTACATAGAACTGACATGTTGATAGcaaaatgtgtaaataatacATCTTTTGGTATAACAGCTATATGTATTAATCTTTTGTTCCTTGTTTCAGCTCGGTCAGTTCGAGACCGCTGGGTGAACATCAGGAGCACCTTCAACCACAACCTGAGGAAGGTGGACAAGTCTAAGGAGACGGCCAAGTGTCCACAAGACATCTACACGCCGTGCTGGCCGCTGTGGAAACCACTGCAGTTCTTGAGACATGTGCCTAAGAAAGAAGACACCAACTATGATGTAAGCAATATTGTCTCTCATAACTATTGAGACTAGACTAAAATTGGATGTTAGGCATTTTTAAACGATTTCACATAAATGATGTTAGCTACTTGTTactaaaaagttttttagtAGTTACCATACATATTAGCAAATTATGCATGTgtttctatattatttaattttgagaatTGGTTAAACTGCAGTTTGAACTGTTGCATGTGGTGTAGACttttttacttcaaatataaatgtttaaaatagagTTATCATTGCTTTCAATACTCTACTATATTTAAAGCTTTCACCATGATTTATTCTAGAgaaacaatagaaaatattagaaatatcaCTTTCTGAATTCAAAAAGtaaattc harbors:
- the Hcf gene encoding host cell factor, which codes for MKENAVLKWQKVYNPTGPQPRPRHGHRAVAIKDLMIVFGGGNEGIVHELHVFNTTTNQWFVPVTKGEVPPGCAAYGFVVDGTRLLVFGGMVEYGKYSNDLYELQASRWEWKRLKPLPPKQGLPPCPRLGHSFTLLNGMVYLFGGLANESDDPKNNIPRYLNDLYTLELYPNSSMTVWDIPLTYGQSPPPRESHSGVAYTDRNTGKSSLIIYGGMSGSRLGDLWVLDMESMSWSRPEVGGPPPLPRSLHTATVIGHHMYVYGGWVPLVPDESKLATHEKEWKCTNTLASLNLETMTWDNIALDKFEECVPRARAGHSAVAIQTRLYIWSGRDGYRKTWNNQICCKDLWYLEVGVPPQANRVALVRAGTTSLELCWPQMNTVTTFLLQVQKCGKVTPARFPSAAEPLAAPPPASPVAVPNPADMIKGYGVTSPVSGGMEPVRAAATTVSPATTTVMTPQKIVPTAIKVPAQAAVKMSPNTPTLKQATYQAKTVVKSPATVSATAGSSQQIKVAAVTPQGVTRIVSGVATPGTVRVSTAQSNAQIVLSSPAAGGGSATPRFVQVKTGGSAGVPVKLGAGNVPVKLAGNAVPLKIGTNIQGKIATNSVQKVGQMGATNVPLKLGAGNVKIGTSNVLVKTAGGVPIQAGVANLQTKVAAGVPVKLGAGNLPVIASSGGAIQIASSALGGQQVKTPVYKIVTAKSGEQTATVTTSTGAAGGATVLRQAGGNAGIPVIIKKTPGANAQASAAPQYVTLVKTSTGMTVATMPKVAMMQNRPSAPATVAQAQGLAPGATIVKLVSTNTVGGNKIITLPSNMLQLGKSGVGGKQTIVITKSASQAAQSNQQQ